TGGATAATTTCTGCAATAGCTTTTGCCTGAGCATTATTGGGGGTTGACAAATCGGCCGCTAATTGACCTTGAGTACTGCGGTTTAGAGAAGCATTGAATTGGGAAAAGCGAATTGTATTATTAATTACCATAAGTTAGTGCTGGGGTAGATTCAAGTTTTGCAAAGATTAGTGTTTATCTGCGGCAACCACAGAACCAAATTGCTCAATCTCATCGCTGTAAAAGTGTGAAAAATTCTGAGTGTTAATGTGATTTATATTGTCGGTAAAAACCGTTAACTGCAAAGATGCGCTTCGCAGTTTAGAGAGTTTGCAATATCAACATGGACAATATAAAATATGCCTTCCAAATCACTGCTCTTAGAGATTGTTAGAAGACAGCTACATAACTTTTTATATGAGTTTTTAATTGGGCAATCTCAAAGTATCCTGCTTAGATTAAGAAGTAGCTAGCAAAAAGTTAAGATAAAAATAATTGTAGGGTTAGAGATGTTTTTTTCACAGCAATTATTCTCAGTTATATATCCCAATACGGTTGGGTTGAGCGTAAGCGTTACCCAAAAAACCTTGATAATGTTGGGTTTCGTTCCTCAAACCAACCTACGTCTGATTATGTATATGTTTTTCTCTAATTAAGTTTCAAGTTGTTTGAAAATTGTTTCACTGTAACTTGAGGTGCTTTTAAATTCACCTTAACCACCATTAAATTTATCGGATAACTTAGAGAATTTAAAATTTTTGATACCAATAAGAGGACTTTTCAAACATCCTCTTAATGATAAATCTTTCACCCGATATAAAATAAGGTGGGCTGTTTACCCACCTTAATGTAAATCTGTATTTTAAGATTACCGCGACAGAAAAAACGATATCTTTTAGTTTTGGTGAAATTGTTCTGACATGTTGAGTAATTCAAGCATTAGCGGAAATTACCAGGTTTTAAGCGAACAGAGTTAGGCTGAGACTGGCGACGAACTGCTACTCCATTTCGCAAATTGTTTCCAGTACCACCATCTTGGCGATCGAGGAAAGGTTTTAGATTAATGCCACTTCTAGATGAACTAATCCGATTATTGCCACTCCCTAAAAGTGTACGTCCTAAATTATATAATTCATTCCCTCCACTACTGCGATCGCCATAAGTGTTAACGGCTATAGTTTGCTGTCCGTTGTCAGCAGTAGTCAAGTTCTGAAAAATACTATTGCGGATTACAACAGGATCTTTTCCACGTGGTACTGTCAGCACAATTCTACAGGTTGGGTTAGCTTCTGTTGTGACGCAGACAATATTTTCGTTATTCTCTACAGATGTCTGGAGTTCTTGTAAGCCATCTGGACGATAAAGTTCTAAGCGACTGGCAATTGTTGCACAACGTCTTTGTGCATCCCAACCACCGCCCAAAGCCGCAGGTGCTGCCCAAGGAAAGAATTGTCCTGGTTGACTTTGTGGCTGATACATAACGGTAGACTGACCGTTGTAAGTCTGGCAGGTAAACCGAGTTGTACCGTCAGATGAGGGTGAAGGGGGTATACCTGTTGATGTGTCTATTGGGACTGATGAGCCACCTGATGGGACTGTTGGCACTACTACACCGTCGCCAGTAGAGTCATATTGTGCCATTGCTACCGAATTGCCGAGACACAAAGAGAAACCCAGAATACCCAAAGACATAAATCGCAGTAGTTGTGATGACATAAATCATCCTCCAGTAGAAATAAGTAGGGAATTGATAGTTTAAGTGACGAATAATTCTCTTTTTTGATTCATTAAAAACAGTATTTTTTTTCTCCCTTGCTTTTTTCTCTGGGAGTACCTTTTTCACCCACCCTTGAATTTCTGCATAACGCTCTACTCCTTCATAGTTCATTTCGTGCTGGAGCGCACCTAGACCAAAGGGTATTTTTCTCACTTTGATGAGGAATTAGCGAAATACAGATAGAGCGATCGCAGGTATTCTACAACAAGGTCGTATTTTGAGATGCGATACCTCCGGTGGGCAAAGCCAACGCACAGCAGTAAAACACAAAAAACCCCGGCGAAACTAACCGGGGT
The Nostoc punctiforme PCC 73102 genome window above contains:
- a CDS encoding COP23 domain-containing protein encodes the protein MSSQLLRFMSLGILGFSLCLGNSVAMAQYDSTGDGVVVPTVPSGGSSVPIDTSTGIPPSPSSDGTTRFTCQTYNGQSTVMYQPQSQPGQFFPWAAPAALGGGWDAQRRCATIASRLELYRPDGLQELQTSVENNENIVCVTTEANPTCRIVLTVPRGKDPVVIRNSIFQNLTTADNGQQTIAVNTYGDRSSGGNELYNLGRTLLGSGNNRISSSRSGINLKPFLDRQDGGTGNNLRNGVAVRRQSQPNSVRLKPGNFR